The following nucleotide sequence is from Drosophila takahashii strain IR98-3 E-12201 chromosome 3L, DtakHiC1v2, whole genome shotgun sequence.
CTTCTATGACGACATGTTCTTACTCTTAAGTTTtagataatataataattcagAGCACAGAAGGTGTTTATATAGCAGTAACCAAAGAAAACTAagtaaacattaaaataaaattaaagaaaccaaaccaaattttattatttacaacaaagcatgaaaaatattaatggaaAGAAAATTGATGTATGTTTCTATATACTGTTTTGATTTAAGCTGCATCTCAAAATCCAAATTATACTCTTAATTTAAATACGTTACTTATTGAAATAGAAATTAACTAAAatgtaaactaatttatttaaaattaaaatgcatctAAAGCATTTACTATGCAAAATGAATTATTAATAGATTACTAATTGCAAAACTacgtttaaaataatttttaggaatatacataaatatattaaaattgaaggttttttaaagatttttaaaatttattttgatgccGTAGCTTCCCTTCGATCTGCAGAAATCCTCCCCAGTTAAagtatcttaaaaactaaattaactAGCGCGTGTGACTATGCCGGCCAAAAGACAAAGACTAAGACAAAGGAAAGGCAGCAGCAGAGCAGCCACGAGAAAGAAGTCGCCGCCTGTTAAGCTCACAGATGAGGCAAAAAATCGAATGGCCATAATATTAATTAGAAtagaatttgcataaattaagcCAACGCGAAATGGTTTTTGTTAGACAGAGCGACGCGGCCTGTGGGATTATGCAAAGGTAAAGAAAAGACAGACTGAAATCTGGAATATATAGCGTATCGTTTCGGAAACTCCATTTGGGGAGTCCAAACGATGGAGTGTGCCCATCCATTATCTGAATCAGTCTCCTTTCGCCGAACAGCTCTCCAggtttcttttctttattttttgctatGGGTTACGCTAATTCGGGGCCCACGCTTACTTATTAAGCCGAGATGACAATTTTAAGTGTTGTCTGTGGCCATTGTGATGGCTTTTTGTCCCATTCTATGGGGCAAACTTATATATGGAACCCCGTCTGCCATTCactaatttgcatattttgctAGTTTTTGCGATTCCGAAATGGAACTTTTAAGTGTTCGGACCGGCTCACCGAACGAACTACTGATGCTGCTGATGGATAATAATAGTAAGCAGATGAGTTGGCCGGCTTATCGTGATCTATTGACTGGGCAGCATGCGTGTAGAACATTTATGGGCAACTGGATCATAGTCTCAACAGAAAAATAGAATATGCTAGATAGAACAGGCGATGCTTTGAgtgaataaaatgtaaattggcAAAGCCATAAATTCAGCTCGTTAATACTCGCAGTTTGTGACTATTTTTTTAGTGCTGCACACAGCACACAGGAAATGAAATGATTTATCTTCGCTGGAGAACaatggaaaacaaataaacagaaaaaactAGAATTGTAAGGCTCTAAATGTTAATGCATTTGAAGAAATAGGAAAAATGATATAGTTGTTATTTGATACGATGGCAAGTTCTTTACGATCGCCGCTTTAATTAGCCAAACTGGTGCTATAAAGACTTTGGAGTCTTCTGATCTTCTGAGAGTTCAACTTTCGAGGCGCCGATTGGTGGCGCGTGACAACCATCCATCATTATCATCTCGCCATCCCATCAATATCTCTAAGACATCGGGCAACCCCTCAGATATATGACCTTGACTTTCGCAGCTCTACTTTGACCCATCcacaatttaagtttttcgcaGAATCGAAGATCAGTTAGTCATCGTTTATCCTTCAGTTTTACGGAACCGATTAGTTCTTAGCACCTCTAACGAGCCTTGCTTCATGGTTTTTTTCTGCTTCCATGTTGCAAATACTCCGCAAATACACCACTCAAAAACCATGTACTCCCCCTCCTGAATTTATCATTAATCATTGCCGAAGAGTAGCTGCTGCAGTCTACTAACAAATTGATTAGCTTGAATTGATGGCCTGCCTTCCTCTTCTCAACGCATAAATAATTGTGATTGGAACATTTAATCCCCTTTTATCAGCTGGAGCGTGcgttcaaattaaatatactcATAAATaagctgaaataaataaacaagaggTGCAAACAACTttacttgatttattttaacattgcATGCAGGTCCATGTTCGATTTTTGGTGAGAGGTTTTCGAACAGGAGTATCGCAGAAATCAGTCGCAAGTCAAATGTCAAATCTGGATGATATAGAAAAGTGCTGAATTTGGGATTAAGAGAGTGATATGTGGGTTGTCCAGTCAATTAAGTGAAAtgctatataaaattttaaaaactataaatactTAATAGGCAGAAAGTTATAGGTGTACTAGAAAATGTcttaaaacaaatgaaaacataagcatatatgtttttggaaaaattacgaatttaaaagtataaataaaaaaaatctgtgAAATAAATGATACTAATAAGTAGGTCATAGTTatagtaaaaagttaaaatccGTATCCCTATTAATAATTTCTGATCTTTTGATACAAACTTGCATCCGcctgaaataaattattctcaGAATCCACAATAGGCGATTCTCAATAGCTCCTCAATCGAATATCCGGCATTCTGTTTACAAACTCGAGGAATCCATAGGCATCAGGCATAATTATATCATATTTCCAAAAATTGAATGCTTCGCTTGGTCAGTTCCTATTTGTTGATTAATGAACGGCGAACGACACATCGCCACAAAGAGAAGAGGCTGCTGCGATCGAAATAATCGACTTTCAGCCGGGGTTTTGAGATCTATTGAAGTGAGCGCGAACTTGATTGAAACATATAACTcatcatttgaatttaaatcggAATCGAGCGCAATTCCAAAGGCGGCTTGAATGAAACAAGGTGGGcaaaaagcaaacacaaagaGGTGTAAACAAGATGAGAGAGCCAAGTTAACACGGATatatatctgtgtgtgtgtgtacgcTCGACTTGTCCAAAACGTTGATGTCCATCAAATCTTTTGCATatgattaaataaaacaattaagagAATCCGTGCGAACGATTTTGgccattaaactttttttttagccatcAACTGCTCTTGTGAGCTCGTGAGTTTTTGGAGTTTGTGCGGTCGCGTTGGCCAAGCTGCGTTTGAGCCGCAAAAGAGAGGCTTTTAGAACCCGCAGCTTCGCGAAGCCAACAAAAATCGTGCGAATTTACAGACGCCTGCGCCGACAGCGACGTCTTTTTTTCGTGGGCAGAGGGCAAAAACGCCAGCTGTGTAATGGCCAGCGAAGAGCGGAGAATCTGTATAAATACCAAAAGGTTCTGCGTATTCCTCATTAGAGTTTCGGTTTTACTGCTGTGAACAAGCAACTCAAcggacaaaaatggtacgaTTCGAACATCACCACCACTGAAGGACTAACCCCACTAATCCCAACGATTCTCTGTTCCGATTACAGAAACTCTTCCTGGTCGCCTTCGCCGTGATCGCAGCCGTGGCTGCCGATGTCAGCCACCTGCCCTCCAACGAGTACCTGCCTCCCGTCGTCCAGGAGCAGCAGATCATCGCTGGACCCTCCAACGAGTACCTTCCCCCCGTTGCTGTTGAGGCTGAGCCCGCCCATGAGCTGGCCGATGATGGCTACCGCTACAAGACCCATAAGCGCGTGGTTCTCCGTCGTCACCGTCGCGATGTGAACGAGCTCTCCAACGAGTACCTGCCCCCTGTCCAGGAGGCCATTGCTCCTTCCAACGAGTACTTGGCTCCCGTTGAGGCTGCCCAGGAGACCGTTCTCGCTGATGATGGCTACCGTTACAAGACCCACAAGCGCGTGGTTGTCCGTCGCCACCGTCGTGATGTCAACGAGCTGTCCAACGAGTACCTGCCCCCCGTCCAGGATGCTCCCTCCAACGAGTACTTGGCCCCAGTTGAGGCTGCGCCCGAGACCATCTTGGCCGATGATGGCTACCGTTACAAAACCCACAAGCGCGTGGTTGTCCGTCGCCACCGTCGTGACGTCAACGAGCTGTCCAACGAGTACTTGCCCCCCGTCCAGGCTGCCGCTCCTTCCAACGAGTACCTGCCCCCAGTTGCTGTTGAGGCTGAGCCCGCCCACGAGTTGGCTGATGATGGCTACCGTTACAAGACTCACCGTCGTGTGGTCCTCCGTCGTCACCGTCGTGATGTGAACGAGCTGTCCAACGAGTACCTGCCCCCTGTCCAGGTTGCCGCTCCTTCCAACGAGTACCTTGCTCCCGTCGAGGTTGAGGCTGCCCCAGCTGCTGTTCTCGCTGATGATGGTTACCGTTACAAGACCAACAAGCGTGTGGTTGTCCGTCGTCACCGTCGTGATGTCAACGAGCTGTCCAACGAGTACCTGCCCCCCGTCCAGGATGCTCCCTCCAACGAGTACTTGGCCCCAGTTGAGGCTGCGCCCGAGACCATCTTGGCCGATGATGGCTACCGTTACAAGACCCACAAGCGCGTGGTTGTCCGCCGCCACCGTCGTGATGTGAGCCACCTGCCCTCCAACGAGTACTTGCCCCCTGTCCAGGCTGCCGCCCCCACCAACGAGTACCTGCCCCCAGTGTCTGCCCCCGTCCAGGTTGCTGCCCCAGCTCCCGCTCCAGTCCAGATCGCCGCCCCCGTCCAGCTGGCTGCCCCCGCTCCCGTCGAGATTGAGGCCGAGCCCGCCCATGAGCTTGCCGATGATGGTTACCGTTACAAGACCCACCGTCGCGTGGTCTACCGTCGCCACCGTCGTGACGTCAACGAGCTGTCCAACGAGTACCTGCCCCCCGTCCAGGTTGCAGCTCCTTCCAACGAGTACTTGGCTCCCGTCGAGGTTGAGGCTGCCCCAGCTGCCGTTCTCGCCGACGATGGTTACCGTTACAAGACCAACAAGCGCGTGGTGATCCGTCGCCATCGTCGTGATGTCAACGAGCTTTCCAACGAGTACCTGCCCCCCGTGCAGGCTGCCCCCGCTGCCGAGTACCTGGCCCCCGTGGAGAACACCGTCGAGGTTGCCCCCGCCCATGTCCTGGCTGATGATGGCTACCGCTACAAGACCCACAAGCGCGTTGTGATCCGTCGCCACTAAATCATGCGATAATGGCTTTCACTAGGTGATCGATTTGTGCTCATTTTGGAGTGCAGACCTTACTATTAGAATACCTCCTTTTcattcaaacaaatacaatacaattcgATAACGAATCCATAAACACAAAGTCTTTTAATTTTGTGATATTAGTCATGGGGTGGCAAAAAGCTATACTTTCAAAGTCTAGactcaaataaaaaaacacaaaaattccCATTGGTTATagtatatgattttattttaaaatgtaaatcaaaaatttgggggttttaaaatcaatgtcgttcacttaaaaaaaattgaaaaacaatattttgttgATGTAAAATGTTGTCTTATTTGAATGGCGATTATTTTCTAGGTTTAGAAAACTTTAGTCGTTTTTCTTAACTCAACGGTTATCATagcaattttgtttattattgaaTATGTGTAAGTTATGGTAAATTTTTTGTCTTTatataactttaatttaactGCCCAACTAACTATAGAAGGAGAAAAAGTATAACAATAAACACCAATAAAAAATCTGCTTAAAGTATATTAAAAAGATAAGACAATTAGCATATTATGCGTATAAAATTCACCTAAAAACTCACCCTTCCTGTTGCTCTTGATGGGATAGTGACGAGTGGAGCTGTTCACCTGCACCATGGCTTGGACGTGACCATCGTTTGTGCAGTGGGTGGCGGAGCTTGAGCGAAACCGGCGGCCACAGCCTGCGGAGCCAGTGGATTGGTGGTGAATATGTTGCCGCCAATCTCGTAGAAGTTCTGGCCATGGGCCGTAGTGGGAGCCACAGTGTCAGGCGGCCAGGGACCAGCCACCAAGCCGGCATAGAATTGATTCTGAGGAATCGGCTGTAAGAAAATGATAGATTTGAGTtacaaatatcaaaaaaatgttgggaAATATAACAACTTGGGCGGAATTAATGAAGTGTTTACATTTACCAATTGCATGGAGGGACGCTTCTTAAGATCACTGTGCGACTTGGAGCTCTGCCGGGGAGCCCTTGGCCAGCGGTTTGAAGGGCGGTGGCGATTGATAGCGCGGCTTATCCTTAAATCTTAGGGAACCTCTTTTCCTGGGCGACAGTAATCCTGCGGAAATATCAAATATGCATATTGGTTGTAATGTTTGCTGACCATGATTCACCGACGATTACCGGCGAAAAGCTTTAAGCTCTGTGACCTTACCTTTCTTTCAGTGTCATCTCAAACTAATGTATTGCTGCCTTCATTACACGTGCGAAATGGACTTAAAGAGGATCGACATTTTTAACGAGGACTCAGAGGAGCTGGACGCGGCGATCGCATATGTCGGGCGGCACCGTGCAGATATGCAGCAGGGAAAAATATTGTTGACCTGCCTGCTGAAGCAACTGCACGACCGCCCGAAGCCATATGTGATCATATTTGACGAGTTCCACTTCAAGCATGTGAAGAACTCGGCTTATCAAAAATGGAGGGCACTCGTGGCAGGAGTTGCCACCGTGGACGGGACGTTCATGAGGATCGTCCACATCCAAGTGGTAAGTgtgatcaaaaaaatataaataacatttgaataattatggattatttgtaatttttaggtTTGCATTGAAATGCACTTATCTGGAGGCGCCGAAATGGCAAACGGCGTAAAGGAGTTATATGAATTCCTGGACGCCCACGGCCTGACAACATATCTCGTCGGAGCCGTTGCCGACCAGAACGGCACAAACACAGCCGCCAAGTCCTGGCTCACGGGACATGGGTGCCCTGTGGTCTACGACCACAGGCATCTGTGCGGTACGCTGGCCCGCGCTGGGTATTGCGACGCCCTGCTCCGACAACTTTACAGAAGCGAAGTCTTCTTATCAGAAACATTCGCCGTCCGTATGGACAAATTCTGGTCGGTCGGGGCAGGTGTGAAGCACCACTCAGCGCGGGTATTATACCAGAATGAGCTGCCGCACATTAAATCCCTCCTGGCGAGGTACTTCGTCGTGGAGACGGGGAAGGTGTCCCTCAGCTACGTAAACGCCGACCTCTTGGAGGACATTGGAATCAAGTGGTCCTGCAAGATGGCGAATGCGGTTGGAGAAGCCTTCCAAAAGTTCGAGGTGGAGAGTCCGGCACTGGCAGTAGAGGTGGTGACCAGCATGATCACCATATTGGCCAGACTGGAGGCGGCATTACTCTCCGATGTTCTCCAACAATTGacatgaaaacaaaaacaaacataattaattaaaaaaacaattttaaaaaaatcaaaacacacctgtctttttaatttagtaaaatcttttaaatattggGAAAACCAACACCTGTGCTCACTCAAATAATTATTCGCTCGGAatgtttgaataatttttttaagtgtaagcAGGTCTTGTTTACCGATTaatgtgtgtatatatgtatgtgtattagggtgggtcgatttgagaccccaaaaatcgtatagggggaacgtaatctttaaaggattctaagccatattggcgaacatacttatggtctaaaatgacgtTTAACtccccccaaacgcgaatgaaaaatacagcttttttgaggaaaatatcatagtagtcagcaCAGATATATTAATGaatatcaaattcaaatttttatttcaaatttagtaatacatctgagctgactactatgatattttcctcaaaaaaatcagtattcttcattcgcgtttggggggggtcaaacgtcattttagaccataagtatgttcgccaatatggcttagaatcctttaaagattacgttccccctatacgattcatcacttttttcggctccatacaaatcgacccgcCCTAATGTGTATGTATGCAAATAAGCGAAAAGCGCTGCAATGGCGgatgttttgttttgattgcatgatttcttttccttttctttcttttacatttactttaaaaagaaaaaacacagAACATGCACGACCGGGTATCGATAGGTTAGacattaaggggttatatacagttgtgatagataaaaaaatgttttttttttattgcatattcttGAAGTATATACTTTTGAGAATACTCTTACAAAAATTCAGAACGATTAGAACCGAAGTTGTAGCTTTTTACAAATCCTTCGTTCAGGGACtaggcaatacaatatactaacgaaatttttttgaattggggATTTGAGATGAACCGTTCTTAGGATATGATGTCCACCGCAAGTCACCATCAAAAAAAGACGATCTTGGATTAGtacccacacacaaaaaaaagcacgtcgccgtaaaatcgataagtccaggtaattttctggttattcctactcatatcgtttttaactgaaatattcataaaatttacattaattaatatcattttgccgaattctctctctcggagattctctaacttcgaaaaagagcgcaagaatcaatatggcgagcaaaatgacaTGAGTGGAAGGGAGAAAGActgattcgaaattcgaactgacgtacttcaagcatgttttctcgctcgcactagtGTACGTTTTGGTCAgaaataagattttttacatttcgaacatatcacatttacctggccccatatcaagttaaaaatgatcttaaaaaaggtcaaattgacctacgattcatatcgagttttttttgggtgcagaAACATCTACTAAACAACgccggcaaaacatttttaataaatattttttttggtgtcaaaaaaaaaggtaaaattttatttttttgtgcggtaCAAATGTATACTTGTTTTTAACAAAACCGCTAGCAGTTTGCCACTTAGCCATGTAAAACCTGCCAACATAGCGAACTTTGCATCCAACATGAAACTCAATGGCACTATGgtccaaaaatcgatttttaaggcataaactctaaaaattgagtcacagataaataatttgtgtaatttttttaacggaattataagcaaaagaagacatttccttttctttctccTACGAATGCTTAACAAAGAAGGAttcaaaataacaattttttttatttatttttgacgttttatCAGCTTTTAAGTaataattgataatttttacagaaattcaatcattaacataaaaatttacactttatgccaaaaaatcggCCGCTCGGACCATAGTGCATGGGCCGAAAATGCATGTTTGAATCGAAAAGTGAGGAAATTGTCGTTTTTCGCCTAGGTGGCATCATTGGTGAATTCGCCGAAGAGAGCGCTGCCGATCGCTTGCTCTATCTAGAGTCTAGACATTTTCTTATTCTATATCACTTATAAAATGGGACGCAAGCGCTGCAGATGCTCCCGGAAAAGACGGcgatcgtcgtcgtcgtcgtcgtcgtcgtcgtcgtctccATCGCCGGTACGTCGGCCAAAACACCGCAGAAACAACCCGGCGTCCTCGATGCCCCCATATCCAATTGCCTACGGTGGCAACCTATTTCCTGCTTCCTTCACGCAGAGCTATCCGCCCGCGGCAGCAAACCCCTATGGTAAGTACATAtcaatatgggcacttccaaaaaaaagtccaccaagccagaGGTtgagaaatccgctttacaatgtgcttgaaactgcataaaaaaacaacGGAAAACAATTTTCGCTATTTCTcttcttctatttttgtcccgagcgaatactcCAGttttgggaagagtgaaaagaaaagcccataattaaaattgtgttACATTACACGTGCGAAATGGACTTAAAGAGGATCGACATTTTTAACGAGGACTCTGAGGAGCTGGACGCGGCGATCGCATATGTCGGGCGGCACCGTGCAGATATGCAGCAGGGAAAAATATTGTTGACCTGCCTGCTGAAGCAACTGCACGACCGCCCGAAGCCATATGTGATCATATTTGACGAGTTCCACTTCAAGCATGTGAAGAACTCGGCTTATCAAAAATGGAGGGCACTCGTGGCAGGAGTTGCCACCGTGGACGGGACGTTCATGAGGATCGTCCACATCCAAGTGGTAAGTgtgatcaaaaaaatataaataacatttgaataattatggattatttgtaatttttaggtTTGCATTGAAATGCACTTATCTGGAGGCGCCGAAATGGCAAACGGCGTAAAGGAGTTATATGAATTCCTGGACGCCCACGGCCTGACAACATACCTCGTCGGAGCCGTTGCCGACCAGAACGGCACAAACACAGCCGCCAAGTCCTGGCTCACGGGTGCCCTGTGGTCTACGACCACAGGCATCTGTGCGGTA
It contains:
- the LOC108068881 gene encoding uncharacterized protein; the protein is MKLFLVAFAVIAAVAADVSHLPSNEYLPPVVQEQQIIAGPSNEYLPPVAVEAEPAHELADDGYRYKTHKRVVLRRHRRDVNELSNEYLPPVQEAIAPSNEYLAPVEAAQETVLADDGYRYKTHKRVVVRRHRRDVNELSNEYLPPVQDAPSNEYLAPVEAAPETILADDGYRYKTHKRVVVRRHRRDVNELSNEYLPPVQAAAPSNEYLPPVAVEAEPAHELADDGYRYKTHRRVVLRRHRRDVNELSNEYLPPVQVAAPSNEYLAPVEVEAAPAAVLADDGYRYKTNKRVVVRRHRRDVNELSNEYLPPVQDAPSNEYLAPVEAAPETILADDGYRYKTHKRVVVRRHRRDVSHLPSNEYLPPVQAAAPTNEYLPPVSAPVQVAAPAPAPVQIAAPVQLAAPAPVEIEAEPAHELADDGYRYKTHRRVVYRRHRRDVNELSNEYLPPVQVAAPSNEYLAPVEVEAAPAAVLADDGYRYKTNKRVVIRRHRRDVNELSNEYLPPVQAAPAAEYLAPVENTVEVAPAHVLADDGYRYKTHKRVVIRRH